GGGCGGGTCCAACGGCCCTGCCGGCGGCGGCCACCCCGGCCCACGCTGACCCGCAGAGGAGGTGTGGCCATGTGGAACGACGGCTGGGGCATGCACGGGTGGGGCGGCTGGTGGGGCCTGCTGGTGCTGCTGCTCGTGCTGTTCGTGCTCCTCGCAGGCGTGGTGCTGCTGGCCGTGTCACTGGCGCGGTCCGGCGGCGGCGCCGGGTCGAGCCGGGAGCCCGGGTCGAGCGCGGCCGACCGGCTGCTCGACGAGCGCTACGCACGCGGTGAGATCGACGAGCAGGAGTACCTGCACCGGCGGGCGGTGCTGCGCGGTCGCTAGCCGGCCGACCCCATCTGCTTGAGCCGGTCCTGCAGGGGCAGCCGGATCGGGCCGCTGTCGGTCGGCACGGCCGCCTCCTCCTTCTTCGCGGCGAGCTCGCGGGCGAGCCGCTGCGCGTCGAGGATGAGCGCACCGTACGCCGGCCAGGCATGGGGGTCGTCCAGCGGGGTCTCGCGGACCCAGGCGCCGAGCTGGTCGAGCACCTCCAGGGCCGCGCGCAGGTGGCGGTCGACCTCGGCCTGGTCCTCGTCGTCACGCAGGCCGAAGTGGTCGACCGCGCAGCCGATGGCGTCGAGCGCCTCGGCGTACCGCTCCAGGAAGTCGCGTGACGGCACCGGCAGCCGCTCGGCCTCGTCGGCGGCGTCGACGAGGGTGCGGGCGATGCCGGAGACCTGCCACTGCGAGCGCCGCACGGTCTCGACGGTGCGCTCGTAGCCGGCCCAGTCGATGTCGACCGGCCGCAGGTCGTGCCGCGGGTTGAGCCGCGTGCTCTCCCGGCCGGTCTCGATCGTCTCGAGCACCTCGGGGGCGGTCTGCACGATCTCGGTGCTCGTGTCGTACCAGCGCCGGGCCAGGTCGGCGTCCCAGCCCTCGCGCAGGCCGGTCGCCATCTCGTGCAGCAGGCGGCGGACCCGGGAGGTCAGCGACCGCACGGCGTCGCGGGGCTGCTGGATGTGCAGCGGCGCGAGCACGACCGCGTTGACCGCGACGCCGATGACGCCTCCGACCACCGTCTCGACGATGGTCAGGTAGGTGAACTGGGTGTCGGTGCCGTGCACGGTGAGCAGCGACAGCAGCACCAGGGTGGGCACCTGGAGCCCGTGGTCGCCCAGTCGGCGCCAGCGCCCCAGCAGCAGGGCCACGAGCATGACGGGGACCATCGTCCACCAGGACACACCCACCACCGAACCGACCAGCCAGGCCACGCTCATGCCGAGCACCACGGCGGCGATCCGCTGCGCGCTCGCGCCCAGCGACCGCACCATCGTCTCGTCGACGACCAGCAGGGCCGCCAGCGGGGCGTAGAACGGCTGGGGGCTGTCGAGCAGGTGCACGGCCACCTGCCAGGCGACCACGGTGGCGATCGACGCCTTCGCCAGCAAGAGCCCGGTGTCGCGCTCCGGCCCCGCGTGCGCGACCGCCCGCCGGACGGTGCGCACCCAGGTGGCCAGCGTGGACCTCACCCGCTCTCGGGCAGGGTGGTGCCATGTGTCATCCCCGGTCGTGTGCATCCGGCCCACGGTAGCCGGGAGGGAACCGGCACGGCGTACCGGAGTCCGGCCTACTCCTGCGGCGCCCAGCTCAGCACCAGGTGGTCCACCCCGCCGGGGACCGACCTCAGCCCGGCCACCACCTGGCGGCCAGTGCGGTCGACGGCGAGTGCGACCGTGCTCGGCAGGAGCACGGGCCTGCGGAACCACACGTGCGAGGTCGACGGCTCCGCGGTGGCCGGCCCGAGGGCCGCCAGGGCGCGCGCGCAGGTCCACATGCCATGGGCGATCGCGCGGGGGAAGCCCATCACCCGGGCGGTGAGCGGGTGCAGGTGGATGGGGTTCACGTCGCCGCTGACGGTGGCGTACCGGCGGCCGAGGTCACCGGCAAGCCGCCACACCCCGACCGGGTCGCCAGCGGGTGGCTCGGGCGCCGGGACAGGGGTCGCCGCGGCCTCGTGGGAACGACCCCGCCGCAGGTAGGTGCTCCGCCCGTCCCAGACCCGCTCCCCGGCCACATCCACCTCGGTCACGAGGTCGACGAGCAGGCCCTTGGGGTGCTCCCTGAGGTGCTCGGCCCGCACGGTGACGTCGAACGCGTCCGAGGCCGTGAGCCGGCGGTGGACGGTGACGACGTTCTCGAGGTGCACCATCCCCGGCAGGGCGAGCGGGAAGTCGCGACGGGCCATGAGCTCCATCTGCAGCGGGAAGCCGAGCAGGTGCGGGTAGGTGTGCGGCAGGGTGTCGCCGACCGGAAAGCCGCACAGCCGTTGGTAGCGCAGCAGGCGGGCGCGGTCGACAGCCGCCGACCGGAGCCGGATCGCGCGTGTGGGCAGGTCGCCGCCGCCCCCCCGGGCCCTGAGCGCCGCGGTGGCATAGAGGCGCGGCAGGGCCGGGGAGGACTCGAGCTCCTCGACGTCGGTGGTCGCCACGTCAGGCCCCCAGCAGGCTCTGGCCGCAGACCCGCACGACGTTGCCGGTGATGCCGGCGCTGGCGTCCTGCGAGAGCCAGGCGATGGTCTCGGCGACGTCGACCGGCAGGCCGCCCTGCGACAGGGAGTTCATCAGCCGGCCCGCCTCGCGGGTGGCGAACGGGATGCGGCCCGTCATCTCCGTCTCGATGAAGCCGGGCGCGACGGCGTTGACGGTGATGCCCCGCGAGCGCAGGCCCGGGTCGCCGCCCAGCGCCTGCACCACCCCGATGACGCCGGCCTTGGAGGCCGCGTAGTTCGACTGGCCCCGGTTCCCTGCGATGCCGGCGATCGACGAGACCAGCACCAGGTGACCGCCGTCGCGCAGGCCGTCGTCGCCGAGCAGGACCTCGTTCATCCGCAGGATCGACAGCAGGTTCACGTCGAGCACCGAGGCCCAGCGCTGCTCGTCGGTGTTGACCAGCAGCTTGTCGCGGGTGATGCCGGCGTTGTGCACCACGATGTCGAGGCCGCCGTGGCGGGCCTTCGCGTGCTCGAGGATGCGCTCGCCCGCGTCAGCGGCGGTGACGTCGAGCTGCAGCGCGGTGCCGCCGACGCGGTTGGCGGTGCGGGCCAGCGACTCCCCGGCAGCCGGCACGTCGACGCACACCACGGTCGCCCCGTCGCGCGAGAGCACGTCGGCGATCGCGGCGCCGATGCCGCGCGCGGCCCCGGTGACGACGGCAACCTTGCCGTCGAGCGGCCGCCGCCAGTCGGTGGGCGCCGGGGCTTCACCACCGGTCACCTCGACGACCTGGGCGTCGACGTAGGCCGAGCGGCCCGAGAGCAGGAAGCGCAACGTGCTGTCCACGCCCCCGTCGGCGGCGTCGGCGACCAGCACGAGGTTGGCGGTCGCCCCGGCCCGCAGCTCCTTGCCGATGCTGCGCGTGATGCCCTCCAGGGCCCGGCGAGCGGCCGCCTGGGCCACGGTGGCCGCCTCTCGAGGAGGCCGGCCGAGCACGACGACCCGGCCGCTCGGGGCGAGCGCGCGCAACGCCGGGCCGACGAGCGCCCGCAGCGAGTCGAGGTCCTCCGGGGACTCCACGGCGGTGAGGTCGGCCACGATGGAGCCCACCCGCTGGCCCTCGGCCACCGCGTCGACGGCCGTGACCGACTCCTGCGCCAGGACGGTGCGGACCCGGCCGGCGAGCGGGGTGTCGCCATGGCCGCCCACGAGCACCGGGCCGTCGACGAGCGGTGCGTCCGCGGCATACCGGCGCAGCCGCACCGGCCGGGGCAGCCCGAGCTGGGCCGCGAGCTTCCGCCCGACCCCGGTGTTGACGAAGGAGGCGTAGCCGGCCATGTCAGGCCGCCTCGAGGATCGCCATGACGCCCTGACCCCCGGCGGCGCAGATCGAGACCAGCCCGCGGGCGCCGGACCCCTTCTCGTGCAGCATCTTCGCCAGCGAGGCGACGATACGGCCGCCGGTCGCGGCGAACGGGTGGCCGGCGGCCAGCGACGAGCCGTGCGTGTTGAGGCGACTGCGGTCGAGGGAGCCGACGGGCTTCGCGAGGCCGAGGCGGTCACGGCAGAACTCCTCGTCCTCCCACGCGGCCAGCGTCGCCAGCACGGTGGAGGCGAAGGCCTCGTGGATCTCGACGAGGTCGAAGTCCTGCAGGGTCATGCCCTGCCGCTCGAGCAGGCGGGGCAGCGCGTAGGCGGGGGCCATGAGCAGGCCCTCGTCGCCGGTGACGTAGTCGACCGCCGCAGTCTCGGCGTCGACGAGGTGCGCCAGCACCGGCAGCCCGCGCTCGGCGGCCCACTCGTCGGTGCCGAGCAGCACGGCGGAGGCACCGTCGGTGAGCGGGGTGCTGTTGCCCGCCGTCATGGTGGCGCCCTCACCCTTGCCGAACACCGGCTTGAGGGTGGCCAGCTTCTCGAGCGAGGAGTCCGGGCGCAGGTTCTCGTCGCGGGTCACGCCCAGGAACGGCGTGACAAGGTCGTCGAAGAACCCGCTCTCCCAGGCTGCGGCGAGGTTGCGGTGGCTGGCGGCGGCGAGCTCGTCCTGCGCCTCTCGGGTGATGCCCCACCGCTTGGCCGTCTGGGCCATGTGCTCGCCCATCGACAGGCCGGTGCGCGGCTCGACGTTGCGCGGGATCTCCGGCACCACGTGTCCCGGCCGCAGTCCGGTGAGTGCCCTCACCTTCTGCCCGGTCGTCCTGGCCCGGTTGAGGCGCAGCAGCGTCTCGCGCAGCCCCTCGCTGACGGCGATGGGGGCGTCGGAGGCGGTGTCGGTGCCGCCGGCGATGCCGGACTCGACCTGCCCGAGGGCGATCTTGTTGGCCACGAGGATGGTCGTCTCCAGCCCCGTGCCGCAGGCCTGCTGCACGTCGTAGGCGGGGGTGTGGGCCGACAGGCTCGAGCCGAGCACCGACTCCCGGGTGAGGTTGAAGTCGCGGCTGTGCTTGAGCACCGCTCCCGCCGCGACCTCGCCGAGCCGCTCCCCCGCCAGGCCATGACGGGCCACGAGCCCCTCGAGGGCGGCGGTGAGCATGTCCTGGTTGGAGGCGTGGGCGTAGGTGCCGTTGGCGCGGGCGAACGGGATGCGGTTGCCACCGATGACGGCGGCGCGGCGGGGGGCGCGGGTCGTGGCCACGAGGGCTCCTTTGGGCGGTTAGGGCGTGCCGGTGACGGACGGGAATTACCGGGTACGGACGGTAGCAGGTACCGCTCGTACCTGCTACCGTCGCCGATCGTGAGCACCACCACTGACGGGCGCAGCACCCGGTGGGACGAGCACCGGCAGCGACGCCGCGAGGAGCTCGTCGACGCGACGCTGCGCGCCATCCGCCAGCACGGCGCGGCGGTCGGCATGGACGACATCGCCGCCGCTGCGGCCACGAGCAAGACCGTCTTCTACCGCCACTTCACCGACCGCAGCGGGCTGTATGCCGCGGTGGCAGCCCGCGTGGACGCCCTCATCCTGCGCGACGTCACCACGGCGCTCGGCTCGGCGGACCTCGGCGCCGCCGGCGGCTCGCCCCGCCGGCTCATCGCCGCGGCCATCGACTCCTACCTGCGCCTCGTCGAGCGCGACCCGGAGGTCTACCGCTTTGTCGTGGGCGCTCCCCTGCTGGACCGTCCGGCGGGCGGCGACCCGGCCGGCCAGGTCACCTCGCACATCGCCGAGCTGATGTCAGAGGTGCTCGCCTCGGCCCTCGAGGCCGCCGGGCGCGACACCGCCGCCGCCGTCGTGTGGGGGCCCGGGCTCGTGGGCATGGTGCGGGCCGCGGCCGACCAGTGGCTCACCACGGTCGACCCGATGCCGCGGGAAGAGCTCGCCGAGCACCTGACCGACCTGGCCTGGGGCGGGCTCTCGTCCGCCTGGCCGTCCACCCCGTCCCCCGAGGAGCCCCGATGAGCACCCTCAGCACCGCCCTGCGCAAGGCCATCGACGGCCGATGGGCCCACGTCCGCGACGAGGCCCGCTCCCAGCGGGAGCCCGCGCGGTTCGCACCACCGAGGGGTGAGCTGACCCGGGAGGAGTACCGCGCCCGGGTAGCCGAGCAGCTCCAGCACCTGGCCAGGACCAGCCATCCGGCCCGCGGGCTCTCCAAGGACCTGGGCGGCCAGGGCGACTTCGGGGCGTCGGTCACCGCGTTCGAGATGCTCGGCCACGCCGACCTGTCACTCCTGGTGAAGGCCGGCGTTCACTGGGGGCTGTTCGGCGGCGCGGTGGCGAACCTCGGCACCCGGCGGCACCACGCGGCCTACCTGCCGGCCATCCTGAGCGCCGAGCTGCCCGGCTGCTTCGCGATGACCGAGACCGGGCACGGCTCGGACGTGCAGTCCCTCGGCACCACCGCGACCTACGACCCGGAGACCGACGAGCTCGTCGTGCACACGCCCACACGGGCGGCCCGCAAGGACTACATCGGCGGCGCGGCCCGCGACGGGCGGATGGCGGCCGTCTTCGCCCAGCTCGTCACCGGCGGGCAGTCGCACGGCGTGCACTGCGTACTGGTCCCCATCCGCGACGAGGACGGCAACCCGATGCCGGGTGTGACCATCGGCGACTGCGGCGGCAAGGCAGGGCTGGCCGGCGTCGACAACGGCCGGCTCACCTTCGAGCACGTGCGGGTGCCGCGCACCAACCTGCTGAACCGGTACGGGGACATCGACGAGCACGGCGTCTACAGCTCCCCCATCGACAACGCCACGCGGCGCTTCTTCACCATGCTCGGCACGCTGGTGCGGGGGCGGGTCAGCGTGGCCGGCGGCGCCGGCGCGGCCACCCGCACGGCCCTGACGCTGGCCGTCACGTATGCCGGGCAGCGGCGCCAGTTCGCCCCGCCCGGCAGCGACGAGGAGGTCCTGCTGCTCGACTACCGTGCCCACCAGCGCAAGCTGCTCCCCGCGCTCGCGACCTCCTACGCCCTGATGTTCGCCCAGAACGAGCTGGTGTCGCGGATGCACGACGTGCAGGCCGCCGGCGACGCAGCAGACCCGCGCGCGCAGCGCGAGCTCGAAGCGCGGGCGGCGGGGATCAAGGCGGTGGCGACGGCCCACGCCACCGCGACCATCCAGACCTGCCGCGAGGCCTGCGGTGGCGCCGGGTACCTGTCCGTGAACCGGCTGCCTGCCCTCAAGGCCGACACCGACGTCTTCACCACCTTCGAGGGCGACAACACGGTCCTGCTCCAGCTGGTGGCCAAGGGCCTGCTGACCGACTACCGCGACACCTTCGGCGACATGGACACCCTCCAGATGGTGCGGTTCGGCGCCCGGCAGGTGGCCGGCGCGGTGATCGAGCGCACCGCCGCCCGGGGCCTGGTCGAGCGCCTCATCGCCGCGGCGCCGGGACGGGACGCCGAGGACGCGGTGCTCGACCGCGGCTGGCAGTGCGCCCTGTTCGAGGACCGAGAGCAGCACCTGCTCGAGACCCTCGCGCTACGGCTGCGCAGGGCCGGTGCGCCGGGGGCGGACGCCTTCATGGTGTTCAACGACGCGCAGGACCACCTGCTCGCCGCCGCCCGTGCGCACGTCGACAAGGTCGTGCTCGAAGCGTTCGTGGCGGGGGTCGCGGCCTGTGAGGACACCACGGCCCGGGCGGTGCTCGACCGCGTCTGCGACCTCTACGCCCTGTCCACCATCGAGGCGGACAAGGGTTGGTTCCTCGAGCACACCCGGATCACCCCGGCGCGGAGCAAGCAGGTGACCGGCGCGGTCAACGCCCTCTGTGCCGAGCTGCGGCCGCACGCGCAGGATCTCGTCGACGCCTTCGGGATCCCGGTGGAGTGGCTGGGCACCGAGCTGCTGCAGCAGCCCTGAGCAGTCACCCCTCGCGCAGGACCGTCCGGCCGTCGTCGGTCACCGTCCAGAACGGGTTGTGGGCGACCTCCCACGGGTGGCCGTCGGGGTCGATGAAGACGCCGGAGTAGCCACCCCAGAACGTCTCGGCCGGCGGGCGCCCGACCACGGCGCCTGCCGCCCGGGCCTCTTCGAGCACGTCGTCGACCTCCTCCGGCGAGCGCACGTTGAGAGCCAGCGTGACGCCGCCCCAGCCGCCGGAGTCCTCGACGGCGCTGTCGTCGGCGAGCGCCGCGCGGTCCCACAGGCCGACGATCATTCCGCCAGTCTGGAAGAACACCACGTCGTCGTTGTCGTCGCCCCGTTTCGCCGAGGGCCTCGTAGAAGGCCCGGGACCGGTCGAGGTCGGCCACGCCGAGGGTGACGAGGCTCAGTCGCTGCTCCATTCAGCCATCCCACCACGGCCGAAGCGGCAGCGCGGACCCACCACGCGGGTCGGGCCTGACGGCCAGCACCTGGTGCAGCTGGACGCCGTTGGTCTCGAAGCTGTAGCGCGAGCCGGCCATGTACAGGCCCCACACCCGTGCCGTGGCCTCACCGACCTCGGCGACGCAGCCCTCCCACTCGTCGGCGAGGTTGCGGCACCAGCCGGCCAGGGTCAGCGCGTAGTGCTCGCGCAGGTTCTCCTCGTGGCGGACCTCGAGGCCGACGTCCTGCATGGCCGCGATGATCGTCCCGGACCCGGTCAGCTCCCCGTCGGGGAACACGTAGCGGTCGATGAACGCGCCGGTGGAGGTGCGCCGGTTCACGGGCCGGGTGATGCAGTGGTTCAGCAGCAACCCACCGTCGCGCAGACGGTCCCTGATGCTGCGGAAGTACGTCGGGTAGTTCCGCACGCCGATGTGCTCGGTGAGCCCGACCGACGACACGGCGTCGAAGCCGCCCTCCGTCAGGTCGCGGTAGTCGCTGTGACGCACCTCGGCGAGGTCGGCGAGACCCTCGGCCTCGATGGCGCGCTGCGCCCACGAGGCCTGCTCGCGCGAGAGGGTGGCGCCGATGACGCGCACCCCGCGCCGCGCGGCATACCGCACCATCCCGCCCCAGCCGCAACCGATGTCGAGCAGGCGGTCGCCCTCCTTGAGGCGCAGCTTCTCGAACACGAGGCGGTACTTGTTCTCCTGGGCCTCCTCGAGCGTGGCTCCTTCGTGCGGGTAGCAGGCGCACGTGTAGGTCATCGACGGGCCGAGGACCTTCTCGTAGAAGGCGTTCGAGACGTCGTAGTGGTGGTGGATCGCCTCCGCGTCGCGCGACCTCGAGTGACGCAGGCCGTCCGCGACCCGGCGCCAGCGCGGGACGGCCTCCTGCGGCGGCGGGGGCGGCGGGTGCAGCAGCCCGGAGCCCAGGCTGCGGGCGATGGTGCCGAGGATGCGAGGGGCCGGCAGGTGGAAGCGCATGCTGCCGAGCGCTGCCAGCACCGGGTAGGGGTCGCCCGGGTGGGCGCCCTCGATGTCGAGGTCACCCGAGACGTAGGCCCGCGCAAGACCGAGGTCCCCCGGCGCCGTGGCGATGTACGCGGCCCCGCGGGGCGTGCGCAGGTGCAGCCCGATGTCCGAGTCGGACGGCCCTGCAGAAGAGCCGTCGAACGCGGTGAAGCGCAGGTGCATCGGACCGTCGACGACGGCCTCGATCACCTCGGCCATGGTCATCCGGGTGTCTGCCGTCCTCGGCTGCTGATGGGGCTGTGGGGTCTGCTTGAGCACGGTCATCTGCGTCTCACCGCCTTGGAGTAGAGGTCCAGGAGCCTGCTGTCGGGGTCGTACCGCTCCTTGAGCGAGCGATAGGCGTCGCCGCCGTAGAGCCGGTCGAACTCGGCGGGGTCGTAGTAGGCGTCGGAGTACAGCGACTTGTGGCCGTGCCGGGCCGTGACCTCGCCCTCGATGAGATGGTTGACCGCCCCCGGCTGCCCGGGCGTGGCCGGCACGCTCGACCAGAAGCCGAGGTTGACGTAGGTCTCGCCCGTCCGCAGCGGGTACAGCGGCCAGGGCCGGGACCCGGGCGCCGGCCTGACGGGCCCGTGCTCGCGGACGCGCAGCGGGCACAGCCAGATCGGCTCGATCGGGATCTCCCGGAGGAACCAGTGCAGGAAGGCCGCGCACTCCCCCACCGGCACCTCGACGTCCTGCACGACCCGCTCGTGCGGGTGCCGTCCGCGCCTCGCGTCGAGCCGGTCGAGGAGGGACCAGCGCCGGTCGAGCGAGACGAGCTTCCAGTAGACGCTGCTGCGTCGCCACCGCCGCGGCCACAGCCGGCGCAGGGCCGGGTTCTGCGCCCCGAACGCACGGCTGCACCAGAACCAGTCGGTGTCCCAGCGCCACAGGTAGTCGTGAGTGGTCAGCCGGTCGCGCCTCGGCTCGGGGGCGTCGTGCTGGAGCGAGCGGTAGTAGATGTGCTGTCCCGTGTAGTCGCTGACCGGGCCCGGCTCGTCGGTGCGCCGGCCCAGCGTCAGGTAGGCCTCGGTGGCGCTGAAGACCACGCCGTCGAGGTAGTCGACGTCCTCACCCTCGTGGGTGCCCTCGCGGACGACCCGCTCGAGCACCTCGACGAGGGCCTCGATGCTGTGGAACCGCAGGTGCCGCAGGGCCACGAAACGCAGCACCGGCTCGAGCTCGATCCGCAGCCGGGTCGCGTACCCGAGCGTTCCGTAGGAGTTCGGGAAACCGCGCCAGAGGTCGTCGTGATCGCCGCCCGGCCTGGCGGTGACCACCTCGCCGGCGCCGGTGAGGATGTCCATCTCCAGCACGGACTCGTGGGGCAGGCCGTTGCGGAACGAGGTCGACTCGATGCCCAGGCCGGTGACCGCCCCGCCCAGCGTGATCGTCTTCAGCTGGGGCACCACGAGGGGGACGAGTCCGTGGGGAAGGGTTGCGGCGACGAGGTCCTCGTAGGTGCACATCCCGGCGACGTCGGCCGTGCGCGCCTCGGTGTCGATGCTGATCACGTCCGCGAGCCCACTGACGTCGAGGCCGGGGGCGCCCGTGCGGGCTCGGGCGCGGAAGAGGTTGGAGGTCCTCTTGGCCAGCCGCACAGGGGCGGACGGCGGGATCGAGCGGTAGCTGGCGACCAGCCGCTGCACCGCGGCAGCGTGCTGCTGGGGGGCTCCCGATCTGCTGGTGACGGCTCCCCCCGGCTCTGACGTCAGGCGGTCAGGCACACTCGCAGGCTAGGCCGGGGCGGCGTCCTGCGTCACCCGATTACCTCGACTGGGTCGCCGACGCTGACCTTGCCCGGTGTCCGCACGCGGGCGTAGACGCCCGGGCACCCGCCCGGCACGGCGTCCACCTCGAGCTCGACGACGCCGAGGCGCAGGGTCGAGCCCACCGCCTGCTGCAGTGCCTCCCCCGTCATGGTCACGATGAAGTTCGCCCGGGTGTCCTCGTCGACGTCCTCGGCCGCCACGAGCTGCACGGGCGCGCGCTTGCGCCGGTCCCCGGCGAGTCCCTCGGTCTCGACATCGGCCACCGAGAGCTCCTGCCCGGCCTCGCCCTTGACCGGGTAGATGTGGATCGACGCGACGAGTGCTCCGGTCATGGCCTCACGGTAGCCCCGCACCGCGAGGGTTGCCCGGTCGTCCGGAGCCTTGCCCCCAGGTCCGACCCCGTTGTCACCCCGTGGGGCCGGGCGTACCGTCGGGCGGAGGACGAGCTCCGTCCGGTGGGGCTCGGCGAGCGAGAGGCGCGCCATGACGACACTGCTCGACCTGCCCCCGGTGACCGAGTGCACGGCGGCCGGCTGCTCCTACAACCACGACGGCTGCCACGCGGCGGCGGTGACCATCGGCGGTGAGCGCAGCCACGCCAGCTGCGCGACATTCATCCCGCTCGACCACAAGGGCGGCCTCGCCCGGGTGGAGTCGCACGTCGGGGCCTGCCAGCGCGAGGAGTGCGTCCACAACGAGTCGTTGGAGTGCACCGCCCCCTCGATCCACGTCGGTGGCGCGACGGGTGCGGAGTGCCTGACCTACGCGACGTCCTGACCTTCGCGGCGCTCTGAGGAACCTCTTGACATGCGAAGTCTTCTTCGTGAATTCTAGATCGTAACGGAGCGGGAGTACCCCCTCGAGGCGCTGTTCGTCACTACGGCCGGTCGGACACCGGA
This Knoellia sp. p5-6-4 DNA region includes the following protein-coding sequences:
- a CDS encoding SHOCT domain-containing protein, whose product is MWNDGWGMHGWGGWWGLLVLLLVLFVLLAGVVLLAVSLARSGGGAGSSREPGSSAADRLLDERYARGEIDEQEYLHRRAVLRGR
- a CDS encoding FUSC family protein; the protein is MRSTLATWVRTVRRAVAHAGPERDTGLLLAKASIATVVAWQVAVHLLDSPQPFYAPLAALLVVDETMVRSLGASAQRIAAVVLGMSVAWLVGSVVGVSWWTMVPVMLVALLLGRWRRLGDHGLQVPTLVLLSLLTVHGTDTQFTYLTIVETVVGGVIGVAVNAVVLAPLHIQQPRDAVRSLTSRVRRLLHEMATGLREGWDADLARRWYDTSTEIVQTAPEVLETIETGRESTRLNPRHDLRPVDIDWAGYERTVETVRRSQWQVSGIARTLVDAADEAERLPVPSRDFLERYAEALDAIGCAVDHFGLRDDEDQAEVDRHLRAALEVLDQLGAWVRETPLDDPHAWPAYGALILDAQRLARELAAKKEEAAVPTDSGPIRLPLQDRLKQMGSAG
- a CDS encoding MaoC/PaaZ C-terminal domain-containing protein, translating into MATTDVEELESSPALPRLYATAALRARGGGGDLPTRAIRLRSAAVDRARLLRYQRLCGFPVGDTLPHTYPHLLGFPLQMELMARRDFPLALPGMVHLENVVTVHRRLTASDAFDVTVRAEHLREHPKGLLVDLVTEVDVAGERVWDGRSTYLRRGRSHEAAATPVPAPEPPAGDPVGVWRLAGDLGRRYATVSGDVNPIHLHPLTARVMGFPRAIAHGMWTCARALAALGPATAEPSTSHVWFRRPVLLPSTVALAVDRTGRQVVAGLRSVPGGVDHLVLSWAPQE
- a CDS encoding 3-oxoacyl-ACP reductase, which gives rise to MAGYASFVNTGVGRKLAAQLGLPRPVRLRRYAADAPLVDGPVLVGGHGDTPLAGRVRTVLAQESVTAVDAVAEGQRVGSIVADLTAVESPEDLDSLRALVGPALRALAPSGRVVVLGRPPREAATVAQAAARRALEGITRSIGKELRAGATANLVLVADAADGGVDSTLRFLLSGRSAYVDAQVVEVTGGEAPAPTDWRRPLDGKVAVVTGAARGIGAAIADVLSRDGATVVCVDVPAAGESLARTANRVGGTALQLDVTAADAGERILEHAKARHGGLDIVVHNAGITRDKLLVNTDEQRWASVLDVNLLSILRMNEVLLGDDGLRDGGHLVLVSSIAGIAGNRGQSNYAASKAGVIGVVQALGGDPGLRSRGITVNAVAPGFIETEMTGRIPFATREAGRLMNSLSQGGLPVDVAETIAWLSQDASAGITGNVVRVCGQSLLGA
- a CDS encoding acetyl-CoA C-acetyltransferase; this encodes MATTRAPRRAAVIGGNRIPFARANGTYAHASNQDMLTAALEGLVARHGLAGERLGEVAAGAVLKHSRDFNLTRESVLGSSLSAHTPAYDVQQACGTGLETTILVANKIALGQVESGIAGGTDTASDAPIAVSEGLRETLLRLNRARTTGQKVRALTGLRPGHVVPEIPRNVEPRTGLSMGEHMAQTAKRWGITREAQDELAAASHRNLAAAWESGFFDDLVTPFLGVTRDENLRPDSSLEKLATLKPVFGKGEGATMTAGNSTPLTDGASAVLLGTDEWAAERGLPVLAHLVDAETAAVDYVTGDEGLLMAPAYALPRLLERQGMTLQDFDLVEIHEAFASTVLATLAAWEDEEFCRDRLGLAKPVGSLDRSRLNTHGSSLAAGHPFAATGGRIVASLAKMLHEKGSGARGLVSICAAGGQGVMAILEAA
- a CDS encoding TetR/AcrR family transcriptional regulator → MSTTTDGRSTRWDEHRQRRREELVDATLRAIRQHGAAVGMDDIAAAAATSKTVFYRHFTDRSGLYAAVAARVDALILRDVTTALGSADLGAAGGSPRRLIAAAIDSYLRLVERDPEVYRFVVGAPLLDRPAGGDPAGQVTSHIAELMSEVLASALEAAGRDTAAAVVWGPGLVGMVRAAADQWLTTVDPMPREELAEHLTDLAWGGLSSAWPSTPSPEEPR
- a CDS encoding acyl-CoA dehydrogenase, with product MSTLSTALRKAIDGRWAHVRDEARSQREPARFAPPRGELTREEYRARVAEQLQHLARTSHPARGLSKDLGGQGDFGASVTAFEMLGHADLSLLVKAGVHWGLFGGAVANLGTRRHHAAYLPAILSAELPGCFAMTETGHGSDVQSLGTTATYDPETDELVVHTPTRAARKDYIGGAARDGRMAAVFAQLVTGGQSHGVHCVLVPIRDEDGNPMPGVTIGDCGGKAGLAGVDNGRLTFEHVRVPRTNLLNRYGDIDEHGVYSSPIDNATRRFFTMLGTLVRGRVSVAGGAGAATRTALTLAVTYAGQRRQFAPPGSDEEVLLLDYRAHQRKLLPALATSYALMFAQNELVSRMHDVQAAGDAADPRAQRELEARAAGIKAVATAHATATIQTCREACGGAGYLSVNRLPALKADTDVFTTFEGDNTVLLQLVAKGLLTDYRDTFGDMDTLQMVRFGARQVAGAVIERTAARGLVERLIAAAPGRDAEDAVLDRGWQCALFEDREQHLLETLALRLRRAGAPGADAFMVFNDAQDHLLAAARAHVDKVVLEAFVAGVAACEDTTARAVLDRVCDLYALSTIEADKGWFLEHTRITPARSKQVTGAVNALCAELRPHAQDLVDAFGIPVEWLGTELLQQP
- a CDS encoding VOC family protein, yielding MIVGLWDRAALADDSAVEDSGGWGGVTLALNVRSPEEVDDVLEEARAAGAVVGRPPAETFWGGYSGVFIDPDGHPWEVAHNPFWTVTDDGRTVLREG
- a CDS encoding cyclopropane-fatty-acyl-phospholipid synthase family protein, with the translated sequence MTVLKQTPQPHQQPRTADTRMTMAEVIEAVVDGPMHLRFTAFDGSSAGPSDSDIGLHLRTPRGAAYIATAPGDLGLARAYVSGDLDIEGAHPGDPYPVLAALGSMRFHLPAPRILGTIARSLGSGLLHPPPPPPQEAVPRWRRVADGLRHSRSRDAEAIHHHYDVSNAFYEKVLGPSMTYTCACYPHEGATLEEAQENKYRLVFEKLRLKEGDRLLDIGCGWGGMVRYAARRGVRVIGATLSREQASWAQRAIEAEGLADLAEVRHSDYRDLTEGGFDAVSSVGLTEHIGVRNYPTYFRSIRDRLRDGGLLLNHCITRPVNRRTSTGAFIDRYVFPDGELTGSGTIIAAMQDVGLEVRHEENLREHYALTLAGWCRNLADEWEGCVAEVGEATARVWGLYMAGSRYSFETNGVQLHQVLAVRPDPRGGSALPLRPWWDG
- a CDS encoding FAD-binding oxidoreductase, with the protein product MPDRLTSEPGGAVTSRSGAPQQHAAAVQRLVASYRSIPPSAPVRLAKRTSNLFRARARTGAPGLDVSGLADVISIDTEARTADVAGMCTYEDLVAATLPHGLVPLVVPQLKTITLGGAVTGLGIESTSFRNGLPHESVLEMDILTGAGEVVTARPGGDHDDLWRGFPNSYGTLGYATRLRIELEPVLRFVALRHLRFHSIEALVEVLERVVREGTHEGEDVDYLDGVVFSATEAYLTLGRRTDEPGPVSDYTGQHIYYRSLQHDAPEPRRDRLTTHDYLWRWDTDWFWCSRAFGAQNPALRRLWPRRWRRSSVYWKLVSLDRRWSLLDRLDARRGRHPHERVVQDVEVPVGECAAFLHWFLREIPIEPIWLCPLRVREHGPVRPAPGSRPWPLYPLRTGETYVNLGFWSSVPATPGQPGAVNHLIEGEVTARHGHKSLYSDAYYDPAEFDRLYGGDAYRSLKERYDPDSRLLDLYSKAVRRR